From a region of the Longimicrobium sp. genome:
- a CDS encoding GspH/FimT family pseudopilin has translation MHTLPHPPLRCRRGYSLPELLATLVIVAIMAALAAPRLRGVGKSARQTGAMNQLATDLSLTRMRAIRAGNAARLVINSTGTAYQVEVRKADGVTMDTVKTVRVTQNYPGLLLRPVLDSVVFDSRGMRRGGTERIQALRDSAKVDSIKISPLGKVTRAR, from the coding sequence ATGCACACCCTACCGCATCCCCCTCTCCGCTGCCGCCGGGGCTATTCGCTCCCCGAGCTGCTCGCGACCCTCGTCATCGTCGCCATCATGGCCGCACTCGCCGCGCCGCGCCTTCGCGGAGTTGGCAAGAGCGCCCGGCAGACGGGGGCCATGAACCAGCTGGCCACGGACCTGAGCCTCACGCGGATGCGTGCCATCCGCGCCGGAAACGCGGCGCGGCTGGTGATCAACAGCACCGGCACCGCCTACCAGGTGGAAGTCCGCAAGGCGGACGGAGTGACGATGGACACGGTGAAGACCGTGCGCGTTACGCAGAACTATCCCGGCCTCCTGCTGCGGCCCGTGCTCGACTCGGTGGTGTTCGACAGCCGCGGGATGCGCCGCGGAGGAACCGAGCGCATTCAGGCGCTCCGCGACAGCGCCAAAGTAGACAGCATCAAGATCTCCCCACTCGGCAAGGTGACACGTGCACGCTGA
- the pilO gene encoding type 4a pilus biogenesis protein PilO, with protein MALPPLDPQLRRNLMLGGVMVALLGYLFYDYVYAPRQAEVAALRTRVEELQTRNSAARALTRGVGTDVEGTLASYRRQLEAVEGLIPSGEELPDLLDAISAEAQRTNVEIALIQPSGATEEAYYTRRAYDMAVVGRYHDVGDFLTRVASLPRIVTPLNLTLAPTAAAGGTGAAANPGAADAVRVEARFSIETYVIPSTPTENEKPAE; from the coding sequence ATGGCACTTCCTCCGCTGGACCCGCAGCTCCGCCGCAACCTGATGCTGGGCGGCGTGATGGTGGCCCTGCTGGGCTACCTCTTCTACGACTACGTGTACGCGCCGCGCCAGGCCGAGGTGGCCGCGCTCCGCACCCGCGTGGAGGAGCTGCAGACGCGCAACTCCGCCGCCCGCGCCCTCACCCGCGGGGTGGGCACCGACGTGGAGGGGACGCTCGCCAGCTACCGCCGCCAGCTGGAGGCGGTGGAGGGGCTGATCCCGTCAGGCGAGGAGCTGCCGGACCTGCTGGACGCCATCTCGGCCGAGGCGCAGCGCACCAACGTGGAGATCGCGCTGATCCAGCCCAGCGGCGCCACCGAGGAGGCGTACTACACCCGCCGCGCGTACGACATGGCGGTGGTGGGGCGCTACCACGACGTGGGCGACTTCCTCACGCGCGTGGCCTCGCTGCCGCGCATCGTGACCCCGCTGAACCTGACGCTGGCGCCCACCGCGGCGGCCGGCGGCACCGGGGCCGCGGCCAACCCCGGGGCGGCCGACGCCGTCCGGGTGGAGGCGCGCTTCTCCATCGAAACCTACGTGATCCCCAGCACGCCGACGGAAAATGAGAAACCCGCGGAGTAG
- a CDS encoding GspH/FimT family pseudopilin — MEDRRAGVTLVELMAVLALIGILAGLASASLGRVLARAQTTSALHQLAADISYTRMLAVRGGSRVELRFTNEGSCGDPQSGRFSADGYRITVRDPAPRVVRVARLQSSASGVCLESNNDSNIVFGSRGLLLPFENRTVWSRRKDVVDSLTVSVLGRVRRRF; from the coding sequence GTGGAAGATCGGAGAGCGGGTGTCACCCTGGTGGAGCTGATGGCGGTGCTGGCGCTGATCGGAATCCTGGCGGGACTGGCCTCAGCGTCGCTCGGCCGGGTGCTGGCGCGCGCGCAGACGACGTCGGCGCTGCACCAGCTCGCGGCGGACATCTCGTACACGCGGATGCTGGCGGTGCGCGGGGGGAGCCGCGTTGAGCTGCGCTTCACCAACGAGGGCTCGTGCGGCGACCCCCAATCCGGCCGGTTCTCGGCGGACGGCTACCGCATCACCGTCCGCGACCCCGCGCCGCGGGTGGTGCGCGTGGCGCGGCTGCAAAGCTCGGCGAGCGGAGTGTGCCTGGAGTCCAACAACGACAGCAACATCGTGTTCGGATCGCGCGGGCTCCTCCTCCCCTTTGAGAACCGCACCGTGTGGTCGCGGCGGAAGGACGTGGTGGACTCGCTCACCGTGTCGGTGCTGGGGCGCGTACGGCGGCGGTTCTGA
- a CDS encoding PilN domain-containing protein, which translates to MIQINLLPGGTPKRASAARGARTPSLPKVGGDPRVAAVGGAALILLILAGLGWWKTGAARAELQASVERETADSVRLARTISLMETLDARRDTIESKISVIRSVDGRRYVWPHLMDEVSRAVPPFTWLTKLATSEDDGGAAPAPAAADTAKKDSTARVAPAAPDGPAFSVEGAAGSTQALTRFMKNLELSPMIRDVALVTSEQTTTEGRTYLKFTLEARYEQPDSSLLEIVPVLPTAR; encoded by the coding sequence TTGATCCAGATCAACCTTCTCCCCGGCGGCACGCCGAAGCGTGCCTCCGCCGCGCGTGGAGCCCGTACGCCGTCGCTGCCCAAGGTGGGGGGCGATCCGCGCGTGGCCGCCGTGGGGGGCGCCGCCCTCATCCTGCTGATCCTGGCCGGGCTGGGGTGGTGGAAGACGGGCGCCGCCCGCGCGGAGTTGCAGGCCAGCGTGGAGCGCGAGACGGCCGACTCGGTGCGGCTGGCCCGCACCATCTCGCTGATGGAGACGCTGGACGCGCGCCGCGACACCATCGAGAGCAAGATCTCGGTGATCCGCAGCGTGGACGGGCGGCGCTACGTGTGGCCGCACCTGATGGACGAGGTGAGCCGCGCGGTTCCCCCGTTCACCTGGCTCACCAAGCTCGCCACCTCCGAAGACGACGGCGGCGCCGCACCGGCGCCCGCCGCCGCGGACACGGCGAAAAAGGACTCCACCGCGCGCGTCGCCCCCGCCGCGCCGGACGGGCCCGCCTTCTCGGTGGAGGGCGCCGCCGGCTCCACGCAGGCGCTGACGCGCTTCATGAAGAACCTGGAGCTGTCGCCGATGATCCGCGACGTGGCGCTGGTGACCAGCGAGCAGACGACCACCGAAGGACGCACGTACCTGAAGTTCACCCTGGAAGCACGCTACGAGCAGCCGGACTCGTCGCTTCTGGAGATCGTACCCGTCCTTCCCACCGCGCGCTGA
- a CDS encoding AMIN domain-containing protein — translation MIRHLAAALIPALLASAAPRAAAADPAGSSPSVPRGADGSISALRLEGRGGRTELTVEITGGEVTYEHFRLSGPPRVVVDIRGARSDLPASRYDGIHRGGVSAVRTSQHAPDVVRVVIDLVRDAQYTVEQVPEGVRIALAAGAPEFQAWRSGGSSAAAPRVAAAESAIPRQQQEPRQQPRPQQRPQQRARPISVTFENTDMREVLASFAELTGRSIVPGAEVGGIAVDYVAFDNQPWDEALRALLQAYGLAAEEQGTGIIRVDKIENLANRERNEPLVTRTFRINYVPVEEMRSTLEPLTSERGTVSINPTTNTLIATDVSSIINDFVRLVEQLDVRTPQVAIRAKIVFVNRTDAEELGVTYDLKDSRGNSLNQLTSVPDPQNPGQLTNANLVSLGGSSIAALGNANQRVTSPALQVLTSLVLGRYTLVSFLEALQSAELSDVQAAPTVTVSSNHEASIWVGERTPIRVVDVGGAAGGGGGGGGGATTARATAQLVETGIRLIVTPQVTSDRRVLLTLHAERSSAAAAATEIGVQFLQQQGQTRVMVRDGETAVIAGLTVTEVTRNRVGIPFLMDIPFLGVLFRRSSDREVKRDLLIMVTPHIADESAS, via the coding sequence ATGATACGTCATCTAGCCGCCGCGCTCATCCCGGCGCTGCTCGCCTCCGCGGCGCCTCGCGCGGCCGCGGCGGACCCGGCGGGAAGCAGCCCCTCCGTGCCGCGCGGCGCGGACGGCAGCATCTCGGCGCTGCGCCTGGAAGGGCGCGGCGGGCGCACCGAGCTCACCGTGGAGATCACGGGGGGCGAGGTGACCTACGAGCACTTCCGCCTTTCCGGGCCGCCCCGCGTGGTGGTGGACATCCGCGGCGCGCGCAGCGACCTGCCGGCCAGCCGCTACGACGGCATCCACCGCGGCGGCGTGTCGGCCGTGCGCACCAGCCAGCACGCGCCCGACGTGGTGCGCGTGGTGATCGACCTGGTGCGCGACGCCCAGTACACGGTGGAGCAGGTGCCCGAGGGTGTGCGCATCGCGCTCGCCGCCGGCGCGCCGGAGTTCCAGGCGTGGCGCAGCGGCGGCTCCTCGGCGGCGGCACCGCGCGTGGCGGCTGCGGAATCGGCGATCCCGAGGCAGCAGCAGGAGCCCCGGCAGCAGCCGCGCCCGCAGCAGCGTCCGCAGCAGCGCGCGCGTCCCATCTCCGTGACGTTCGAGAACACGGACATGCGCGAGGTGCTGGCCTCCTTCGCCGAGCTCACCGGCCGCTCCATCGTGCCGGGTGCCGAGGTGGGCGGGATCGCGGTGGACTACGTGGCCTTCGACAACCAGCCGTGGGACGAGGCGCTCCGCGCCCTCCTGCAGGCGTACGGGCTGGCGGCGGAAGAGCAGGGGACGGGGATCATCCGCGTCGACAAGATCGAGAACCTCGCCAACCGCGAGCGCAACGAGCCGCTGGTGACCCGCACCTTCCGCATCAACTACGTGCCGGTGGAGGAGATGCGGTCCACGCTGGAGCCGCTGACCAGCGAGCGCGGCACGGTGTCCATCAATCCGACCACCAACACGCTGATCGCCACCGACGTCTCGTCGATCATCAACGACTTCGTCCGCCTGGTGGAGCAGCTGGACGTGCGCACACCGCAGGTGGCGATCCGGGCCAAGATCGTCTTCGTCAACCGCACGGACGCGGAGGAGCTGGGGGTCACGTACGACCTCAAGGACTCGCGCGGCAACTCGCTGAACCAGCTCACCTCGGTGCCGGACCCGCAGAACCCGGGGCAGCTCACCAACGCCAACCTGGTGTCGCTGGGCGGAAGCTCCATCGCGGCGCTGGGGAACGCCAACCAGCGCGTGACCTCGCCCGCGCTGCAGGTGCTCACCTCGCTGGTGCTGGGGCGCTACACGCTGGTGTCGTTCCTGGAGGCGCTGCAGTCGGCCGAGCTGTCGGACGTGCAGGCGGCGCCCACGGTGACGGTGTCCAGCAACCACGAAGCCTCCATCTGGGTGGGCGAGCGCACCCCCATCCGCGTGGTGGACGTGGGCGGCGCGGCGGGCGGCGGAGGAGGAGGCGGCGGCGGTGCCACCACGGCCCGCGCCACGGCGCAGCTCGTGGAGACCGGCATCCGGCTGATCGTGACGCCGCAGGTGACCTCGGACCGGCGCGTGCTGCTGACGCTGCACGCGGAGCGCTCCAGCGCGGCGGCCGCGGCCACCGAGATCGGCGTGCAGTTCCTCCAGCAGCAGGGCCAGACGCGCGTGATGGTGCGCGACGGCGAGACGGCGGTCATCGCCGGCCTCACCGTGACCGAGGTGACGCGCAACCGCGTCGGCATCCCGTTCCTCATGGACATCCCCTTCCTGGGCGTCCTCTTCCGCCGGAGCAGCGACCGCGAGGTCAAGCGCGACCTGCTGATCATGGTCACGCCGCACATCGCCGACGAGAGCGCTTCGTGA
- the holA gene encoding DNA polymerase III subunit delta yields MFFFHGEEDFSRDEAVGRVVAAYLDPATRDFNFDQLRGAEVTADDLASLTATPPMMAEHRVVVVRDAQGLSPKAREVVEAVAATPPAGLVLVLSAVIPAASKAKFYDELKKRAVSTEFAPLDPNDAPGWMMDSASEVHGVELDAEAARAVVTAIGVDLGMLRSELAKLVAYASDRKRITLDDVRAVGGSVPRQDRWAWFDLVADRKFREALATLPTLLEAGENAVGLVIGMGGQLLKVGIACAGGQGALERELKPFQRWMAKRIVPQARRWTLPELDAALCELLRTDRLLKSASLTDRQAMEELLLRLWAIKRPAESAA; encoded by the coding sequence GTGTTCTTCTTCCATGGCGAAGAAGATTTCTCGCGCGACGAGGCGGTGGGGCGCGTGGTGGCCGCGTACCTGGACCCCGCCACGCGCGACTTCAACTTCGACCAGCTCCGCGGCGCCGAAGTGACCGCCGACGACCTGGCGTCGCTCACCGCCACGCCGCCCATGATGGCCGAGCACCGCGTGGTGGTGGTGCGCGACGCGCAGGGGCTGTCGCCCAAGGCGCGCGAGGTGGTGGAGGCCGTCGCCGCGACGCCGCCGGCCGGGCTGGTCCTAGTCCTCTCCGCCGTCATCCCCGCGGCGTCCAAGGCCAAGTTCTACGACGAGCTGAAGAAGCGCGCCGTCTCCACCGAGTTCGCGCCGCTGGATCCCAACGACGCGCCCGGGTGGATGATGGATTCCGCCAGCGAGGTGCATGGCGTTGAGCTGGACGCGGAGGCCGCGCGCGCGGTCGTCACGGCCATCGGGGTGGATTTGGGGATGCTGCGCTCCGAGCTGGCCAAGCTGGTCGCCTACGCCAGCGACCGGAAGCGGATCACGCTGGACGACGTGCGCGCCGTGGGGGGCTCCGTGCCGCGGCAGGACCGCTGGGCGTGGTTCGACCTGGTGGCCGACCGCAAGTTCCGCGAGGCCCTCGCCACCCTCCCCACGCTGCTGGAGGCGGGGGAGAACGCGGTCGGGCTGGTGATCGGGATGGGCGGGCAGCTCCTCAAAGTGGGGATCGCGTGCGCGGGCGGGCAGGGCGCACTGGAGCGCGAGCTGAAGCCGTTCCAGCGCTGGATGGCGAAGCGGATCGTCCCGCAGGCCCGCCGCTGGACCCTCCCGGAGCTCGATGCCGCCCTGTGCGAGCTGCTGCGCACCGACCGCCTCCTCAAGTCCGCGTCGCTCACAGACCGCCAGGCGATGGAGGAGCTCCTCCTGCGGCTCTGGGCCATCAAGCGCCCCGCCGAGTCGGCGGCTTAG
- a CDS encoding prepilin-type N-terminal cleavage/methylation domain-containing protein, with product MHADSAPRAPRGNEGFTLIEVMIAMVILAVGLLSLEALGIGAARVVTLSEKQGRYATLAASSMESLRNQIRNAPATLPISQTTQVLLVGGDTATVKREATRQAVKQARLTVTVSPKATGARLVRAAPVVLNSYLFDPQIP from the coding sequence GTGCACGCTGATTCCGCCCCTCGCGCGCCTCGCGGCAACGAGGGCTTCACGCTGATCGAAGTGATGATCGCCATGGTGATCCTGGCCGTGGGGCTGCTGAGCCTCGAAGCGCTGGGGATCGGAGCCGCGCGCGTGGTGACGCTCTCGGAGAAGCAGGGGCGCTACGCCACGCTCGCGGCGTCCAGCATGGAGTCGCTGCGCAACCAGATCCGCAACGCCCCCGCCACGCTCCCCATCAGCCAGACGACGCAGGTGCTCCTGGTGGGCGGCGACACGGCCACCGTGAAGCGCGAAGCCACGCGGCAGGCGGTGAAGCAGGCGCGGCTCACCGTTACGGTGAGCCCCAAGGCGACGGGAGCGCGCCTGGTGCGCGCAGCCCCGGTGGTGCTGAACTCGTACCTCTTCGATCCCCAGATCCCATGA
- a CDS encoding prepilin-type N-terminal cleavage/methylation domain-containing protein, whose protein sequence is MSRALRDTRTAGFTLVELLVTLVIAGFLAGVILQLVTSQARFTDIQYARQEVQDNARGTLELLGSELRTVPLPGGLLMAGEDTIRFRSPMAWGVYCGASSGSRYVVFDKGVWVTAAAAGIPLRTGLVLQRTEGSVDGSIPPVFDSDDDAARGDTLSPSLASASPCGGLMDDATKTVVVKFDDVDGGVPGTPGLAAYVWRSVAYGGGAADAAGDRWMTRELSGSGTPEPLAGPIENLTIRYLNAAGVAFSTPVDAVRRDSIRNVRVIVTMKARQGTGVSSGTRKVSTKDSITVSLRNFR, encoded by the coding sequence ATGAGCCGCGCACTCCGAGACACGCGCACCGCCGGCTTTACCCTGGTGGAGCTCCTGGTGACGCTGGTGATCGCCGGCTTCCTGGCCGGGGTGATCCTGCAGCTCGTCACCAGCCAGGCCCGCTTCACCGACATCCAGTACGCGCGTCAGGAGGTGCAGGACAACGCGCGCGGCACGCTGGAGCTGTTGGGGAGCGAGCTGCGCACCGTGCCCCTTCCCGGCGGGCTGCTGATGGCCGGCGAGGACACCATTCGCTTCCGCTCTCCCATGGCCTGGGGGGTGTACTGCGGCGCGAGCTCCGGCTCCCGCTACGTGGTGTTCGACAAGGGCGTGTGGGTGACCGCCGCCGCCGCCGGAATCCCGCTGCGCACCGGACTGGTGCTGCAGCGGACGGAGGGGAGCGTGGACGGTTCGATCCCGCCGGTGTTCGACTCCGACGACGACGCCGCGCGCGGCGACACGCTCTCACCGTCCCTGGCCTCGGCGTCGCCGTGCGGCGGGCTGATGGACGACGCCACGAAGACGGTGGTGGTGAAGTTCGACGACGTGGATGGGGGCGTGCCCGGCACTCCGGGGCTGGCCGCGTACGTGTGGCGCTCCGTGGCATACGGCGGGGGAGCGGCGGACGCCGCCGGCGACCGCTGGATGACGCGGGAGCTCAGCGGAAGCGGGACGCCCGAGCCGCTCGCCGGCCCCATCGAGAACCTCACCATCCGCTACCTAAACGCCGCGGGGGTCGCCTTCTCCACGCCCGTCGACGCGGTCAGGCGCGACTCCATCCGCAACGTGCGGGTGATCGTGACGATGAAGGCCCGGCAGGGCACGGGCGTGAGCTCGGGAACCCGCAAGGTCTCCACCAAGGACTCCATCACCGTGTCGCTCCGCAACTTCCGCTAG
- the pilM gene encoding type IV pilus assembly protein PilM produces the protein MVSFLRRNKSTVGLDIGSGYVKLAVIDHSGAEPELVHVSHTPLMADAIVEGEVMDPQIVVQTVQSLLTTAGVKPKTLVASVGGRDVMVKKIQMDRMKEADAREVIRWEAEQYVPYDMESVQLDFQIVDPLSDGLQMNVLLVAAKREVVEQRVGLLRDAGLAATVVDVDACALHNAFEYNYPEAMDGICALVNVGHEISTVNVLQEGALVLTRDIPFGSRRLREELRRRHGLTVEEAEAVLEGRSPRAAEFRELLNEGCEELALGIERAGAFLAASDAGGGLSRVYLSGGSTRIPGLVDVVAARLRTRTELASPLQRLRVRSGAGTFFPVDELAPMLMLAVGLALRGAN, from the coding sequence ATGGTTTCCTTCCTCCGCCGCAACAAGAGCACGGTGGGCCTCGACATCGGCAGCGGCTACGTGAAGCTGGCCGTGATCGACCATTCCGGCGCCGAGCCCGAGCTCGTCCACGTCTCCCACACCCCGCTGATGGCCGACGCCATCGTAGAGGGGGAGGTGATGGACCCGCAGATCGTCGTGCAGACGGTGCAGTCGCTCCTCACCACGGCGGGGGTGAAACCGAAGACGCTGGTGGCCTCGGTGGGCGGCCGCGACGTGATGGTGAAGAAGATCCAGATGGACCGGATGAAGGAAGCCGACGCCCGCGAGGTGATCCGCTGGGAAGCCGAGCAGTACGTTCCCTACGACATGGAGAGCGTGCAGCTGGACTTCCAGATCGTGGACCCGCTCAGCGACGGCCTGCAGATGAACGTGCTGCTGGTGGCCGCCAAGCGCGAGGTGGTGGAGCAGCGGGTGGGGCTGCTGCGCGACGCGGGGCTGGCCGCCACCGTGGTGGACGTGGACGCCTGCGCGCTGCACAACGCCTTCGAGTACAACTACCCCGAGGCGATGGACGGGATCTGCGCCCTGGTGAACGTGGGGCACGAGATCTCCACCGTGAACGTGCTGCAGGAGGGCGCGCTGGTGCTGACGCGCGACATCCCCTTCGGCTCGCGCCGCCTGCGGGAGGAGCTGCGCCGCCGCCACGGGCTGACGGTGGAGGAGGCGGAGGCGGTGCTGGAGGGGCGCTCCCCGCGCGCCGCGGAGTTCCGCGAGCTGCTGAACGAGGGGTGCGAGGAGCTGGCGCTGGGGATCGAGCGCGCGGGGGCCTTTCTGGCCGCCAGCGACGCGGGCGGCGGACTGTCGCGGGTGTACCTGAGCGGCGGTTCCACGCGCATCCCGGGGCTGGTGGACGTGGTGGCCGCGCGCCTGCGCACCCGCACCGAGCTGGCCTCGCCGCTCCAGCGCCTGCGCGTGCGCAGCGGCGCGGGCACCTTTTTCCCCGTGGACGAGCTGGCCCCCATGCTGATGCTGGCCGTGGGGCTCGCGCTGCGCGGCGCCAACTAG
- a CDS encoding zf-HC2 domain-containing protein has product MTSCERFLAGYSAFRDDALPWEERMEMEVHLDECPSCAKYDRVVSRGAEVFRELPQLEVSDDFAARLQHRIFTEDLEAARARNASRSATALATMGMAAAIAAAAWVPLVRQYSEGEAPLQAAASTVPFADRLAAWDGPSHREAGRVTSQLARLGVAVTELPYHDLVFKKDGPLVTTVAAHTEGDLLAR; this is encoded by the coding sequence CGCCTTCCGGGACGACGCGCTTCCGTGGGAAGAGCGGATGGAGATGGAGGTGCACCTCGACGAGTGCCCCTCCTGCGCCAAGTACGACCGCGTCGTGAGCCGCGGCGCCGAGGTGTTCCGGGAGCTTCCCCAACTGGAAGTGTCCGACGACTTCGCGGCGCGCCTCCAGCACCGCATCTTCACCGAGGACCTGGAGGCCGCGCGCGCCCGCAACGCGAGCCGCTCCGCCACCGCCCTCGCCACCATGGGCATGGCCGCGGCGATCGCGGCCGCCGCGTGGGTGCCGCTCGTGCGGCAGTACTCGGAAGGCGAGGCGCCGCTTCAGGCCGCCGCGAGCACGGTACCGTTCGCTGACCGGCTGGCGGCGTGGGACGGGCCGTCGCACCGCGAGGCCGGGCGCGTCACCTCGCAGCTCGCGCGGCTGGGCGTGGCGGTGACCGAGCTGCCGTACCACGACCTCGTGTTCAAGAAAGACGGCCCCCTCGTCACCACCGTCGCGGCGCACACCGAAGGCGACCTCCTCGCCCGCTGA